In a genomic window of Rhopalosiphum maidis isolate BTI-1 chromosome 4, ASM367621v3, whole genome shotgun sequence:
- the LOC113548363 gene encoding androgen-dependent TFPI-regulating protein-like, which translates to MEASSSSAKRSAAIVTSALHCWSYTEAERQHLFRVSRLFITSYYVYVSYYGLFVLDLNGVDHPTWGDLGSNWWWKCVSVWNLVLQVAYFIYCTVFIDYADSGPGKLWIKPRLQQNKKIRDFIFVSLVFPVTIDVCVMFWAICAVNKPLLFPNEMNNWIPDWYNHAVHTNPIVLTLFDMVTTKHRLPKLIESTAGLFMLSGSYVTCLLYNKFTTGRWVYLIIGEVTASLTEVIIYFAVTAFIMPFMCLLIGHKMCSWFSSSKMEKKH; encoded by the exons ATGGaagcgtcgtcgtcgtcagcGAAGCGGTCCGCGGCTATCGTGACTTCCGCGTTGCACTGTTGGTCGTACACAGAAGCAGAGCGCCAGCATCTATTCAGGGTGTCCCGGCTATTCATCACGTCTTATTATGTGTACGTGTCGTACTACGGGCTGTTTGTATTGGACCTAAACGGCGTTGATCATCCCACGTGGGGCGATTTAGGTTCCAACTGGTGGTGGAAATGCGTCTCCGTGTGGAATCTG gtgttGCAAGTTgcttactttatttattgcaCGGTTTTCATAGATTATGCTGATTCTGGTCCTGGAAAATTGTGGATAAAACCACGGTTGCAACAAAACAAGAAAATAAGAGATTTCATATTTGTTAGCCTTGTATTTCCAGTAACAATT GATGTATGTGTTATGTTTTGGGCTATTTGTGCAGTAAACAAGCCGCTGCTGTTTCCAAATGAAATGAATAATTGGATACCGGATTGGTACAACCACGCCGTGCACACCAATCCGATTGTGTTAACGCTATTCGATATGGTCACCACCAAGCATCGTCTACCTAAACTGATCGAATCCACGGCCGGTTTGTTTATGCTGTCTGGCTCATACGTTACATG tttactttataataaatttacaactgGGAGATGGGTATATCTTATCATTGGAGAAGTTACAGCAAGTTTGACGGAAGTGATCATTTATTTTGCAGTAACGGCTTTTATCATGCCATTTATGTGTTTGCTAATTggtcacaaaatgtgttcatgGTTTTCAA gctcaaaaatggaaaaaaaacattaa
- the LOC113561327 gene encoding chorion peroxidase-like translates to MRTPLSWFVFLSTLLTQGYAWRSDNDECALPLKHFKYISPTGYGEKCISYVNVSEAFHEACRGVLGIEPGTNDLTDIQLDNFGDVIQETTRILCEWFGLTKDQVRSLLPIINTENTDIGSYCPKELKSYPGNDCGDGIEFRSIDGRCNNFVHPHWGAAKLPFKRLLPPDYGDGIKSIRTSITGFPLPNPRSVSARVHKDVARPHRTDITFLFAAFGQLVDHDLTLTAETKDPITRQEIKCCSGANNPYCIPINVPIDDQFFVGSHRQRCIDMIRSLAGVNTDCPLGPRVQTNALTSPIDANFIYGSNENLANKLRSFEGGKLTMVPVLAGNRLKPILPPKKDQPDDGCIRPHPDLYCFLAGDNRVNEQLALGVLHTIFTREHNRIATELCAVNPHWDDERLYQESRKIVGAMVQHITYNEFLPKLLGKFTMKKYGLELSTQGFSNSYDPDADITVPAVFGAAAFRFGHSLLPDAMERWSAAHKFVGSRRFSEMFQQPYDLHKPGWLDQYLLGMINQASQAMDDAVTSQVTNHLFQEPANDYGKDLASINIQRAREHGIPSYSAWRQYCKLPAIKSWSSMLTDISNATVKAYYDLYTTPEDVDLWSAGVSERSIDDSIVGPTFGCIIAKTFSDLKKGDRFWYENPGLPNSFTLEQLMEIKKVKLSRVLCDNSDNIVTIQPFAMELPSQQKNNRVACKGHILPQMDLWAWKEYTGCCAKKKVPNLNNLNPQIHKVQINEWNKEDDNLHKFIQAIAVNISSSKPTNAWK, encoded by the exons ATGAG aactcCTTTATCGTGGTTCGTATTTCTGTCGACCCTGTTGACACAGGGATATGCTTGGAGGTCGGACAACGATGAGTGCGCTTTGCCtctaaaacatttcaaatatatatc ACCAACTGGTTATGGAGAAAAATGCATTTCGTATGTTAATGTTTCCGAAGCTTTCCATGAAGCATGTAGAGGAGTATTAGGTATAGAACCGGGAACCAATGATCTAACGGATATTCAGTTGGATAATTTTGGCGATGTAATTCAAGAAACAACGAGAATTTTATGTGAAtg GTTTGGACTAACAAAAGATCAAGTGCGAAGTttattaccaataataaatacggAAAACACTGATATTGGATCTTACTGTCCGAAAGAATTAAAATCGTATCCGGGTAATGATTGCGGAGATGGAATCGAGTTCCGTTCAATCGACGGGagatgtaataattttgttcatcCACATTGGGGCGCTGCGAAATTACCTTTCAAAAGACTTTTACCACCCGATTACGGTGACG GTATCAAGTCGATCAGAACGAGCATAACCGGATTTCCGTTACCCAACCCTAGATCTGTTTCGGCCCGCGTGCACAAAGACGTGGCTAGACCGCATCGCACTGATATAACGTTTTTGTTTGCCGCCTTTGGACAGCTCGTTGATCACGATCTCACTCTCACCGCAGAAACCAAAG aCCCGATCACCAGACAAGAGATCAAATGTTGTTCGGGAGCTAACAATCCATATTGTATACCAATCAACGTGCCAATCGATGATCAGTTTTTCGTGGGCAGTCATCGCCAAAGGTGCATCGACATGATAAGATCGCTGGCTGGCGTCAATACTGATTGTCCTCTAG GTCCTCGCGTCCAAACCAATGCATTGACATCGCCTATCGACGCCAACTTCATATACGGCTCCAACGAAAATCTTGCAAATAAACTCCGGTCGTTCGAAGGTGGAAAGTTGACCATGGTCCCGGTATTGGCGGGTAACCGGCTGAAGCCAATATTGCCGCCAAAGAAAGATCAACCGGACGACGGATGCATAAGGCCTCACCCAGATCTTTATTGTTTCTTAGCTG GCGATAATCGCGTGAATGAACAATTGGCTCTGGGTGTACTCCATACGATTTTCACTCGAGAACACAACCGAATAGCCACTGAATTGTGTGCGGTCAATCCACATTGGGACGACGAACGACTGTATCAG GAATCGCGGAAAATCGTCGGTGCGATGGTCCAGCACATTACTTACAACGAATTCCTGCCGAAGTTATTGGGCAAGTTCACGATGAAAAAGTACGGTCTGGAGCTCTCGACACAAGGGTTCTCCAATAGCTATGATCCAGATGCAGATATCACGGTGCCGGCCGTATTCGGCGCTGCTGCCTTCCGATTCGGTCACTCGCTGTTGCCCGACGCCATGGAGCGTTGGAGTGCAGCTCACAAGTTTGTAGGATCCAGGAGATTTAGCGAAATGTTTCAACAACCGTACGACCTGCATAAGCCCGGATGGTTAGACCAATATTTATTGGGTATGATTAACCAAGCGTCCCAGGCTATGGACGATGCAGTAACGTCTCAA GTCACCAACCATCTGTTCCAGGAGCCGGCCAATGATTATGGCAAGGACTTGGCTTCCATCAACATACAACGAGCTCGGGAACACGGGATACCCAGCTACTCTGCCTGGCGGCAATACTGCAAACTACCGGCGATCAAGTCGTGGAGCTCGATGCTGACGGACATCAGCAATGCCACGGTGAAGGCGTATTACGATTTGTACACGACACCAGAAGACGTGGACCTGTGGTCGGCAGGTGTGTCGGAACGATCTATCGATGACAGCATCGTGGGGCCGACGTTCGGATGCATCATCGCCAAGACGTTCAGTGATTTGAAAAAGGGCGACCGGTTTTGGTACGAGAATCCCGGTCTGCCAAACTCGTTCACGCTAG agCAACtgatggaaataaaaaaagttaaattatcaCGAGTGTTGTGTGATAACAGcgataatattgtaacgaTTCAACCGTTTGCTATGGAATTGCCATCACAGCAAaa GAATAACAGGGTTGCTTGTAAAGGACACATACTACCACAGATGGATTTATGGGCTTGGAAAGAATATACCGGCTGTTGCGCCAAAAAGAAA GTACCGAATTTAAATAACCTAAACCCACAAATACACAAGGTTCAAATAAACGAATGGAACAAAGAGGATGATAATCTGCATAAGTTCATCCAAGCAATAGCTGTAAACATTTCGTCATCAAAACCTACGAACGCTTggaaataa